The following proteins are co-located in the Bathymodiolus thermophilus thioautotrophic gill symbiont genome:
- the nrdA gene encoding class 1a ribonucleoside-diphosphate reductase subunit alpha has product MEKDIQVTKRNGKQESIDMEKIHRVVHWASQDLQGVSVSQVEINAQLAFFDGIKTEDIHETIIKSAADLISTEVPDYQYLAARLAIFHLRKKAFKSFTPPPLFEHIKKFTALGVYDKDILNKYTQEEIETLDSYIDHWRDMKFSYAAVKQLEGKYLVQNRVTGEIYESPQLLYVLVGMCLFQEYEASVRMDIVKRFYDAVSLFKISLPTPIMAGVRTPTRQFSSCVLIEADDDLDSISAAAGAIVKYVSQRAGIGINGGKIRAIGSPIRGGEATHTGCIPFYKHFHTAVKSCSQGGVRGGAATLFYPLWHLEIESLLVLKNNAGTDENRIRHLDYGVQFNGLMYQRFLEDGNITLFSPHDAPGLYDAFFADQEEFKRLYEQYEQDDSIRKQTIKARELFTKFMQERANTGRIYLQNVDHCNTHSAFDAKQAPIKQSNLCMEITLPTKPLYSVQDENGEVALCTLSAINLGALDSLDEIEVLTDIIVRSLDCLLDYQDYPIKAAELASKNRRTLGIGVTNLAYYLAKNGAKYSDGSGNQLIHKTFEALQYYALKASNILAKELGACPLFSETQYAKGIMPIDSYKKDIDIFCDCALELDWDALRQDIKSTGLRNSTLTALMPCESSSQISNSTNGIEPPRGFVSVKQSKDGILKQIVPEYEKLKNQYELLWDIKDNEGYLQLCGIMQKFVDQSISTNTHYDPSQFEGNRVPMKLFLMDLLKTYKYGIKTLYYHTTRDGGGEDMLEKEDDNACADGVCKL; this is encoded by the coding sequence ATGGAAAAAGACATTCAGGTTACCAAGCGAAATGGCAAACAAGAATCCATTGATATGGAGAAAATTCATCGTGTTGTGCACTGGGCTTCGCAAGACTTACAAGGCGTTAGTGTTAGCCAAGTTGAAATCAATGCGCAGTTGGCATTTTTTGATGGCATTAAGACGGAAGACATTCATGAAACCATTATTAAATCAGCGGCAGATTTAATCTCAACAGAGGTGCCAGATTATCAATATTTGGCTGCACGGTTGGCTATTTTTCATTTGCGTAAAAAAGCATTTAAATCCTTCACGCCACCGCCACTTTTTGAGCATATTAAGAAATTTACGGCATTGGGCGTTTACGACAAAGACATTCTTAATAAATATACTCAGGAGGAAATTGAAACGCTAGATTCTTATATTGACCATTGGCGTGATATGAAATTTTCTTATGCTGCCGTTAAACAATTAGAAGGTAAATATTTGGTGCAAAATCGTGTTACTGGAGAAATTTACGAATCTCCGCAATTGCTTTATGTGCTGGTGGGTATGTGCTTATTTCAAGAATATGAAGCCAGTGTGCGTATGGATATTGTGAAGCGTTTTTATGACGCAGTGAGTTTGTTTAAAATTTCTCTTCCCACTCCTATTATGGCAGGTGTTAGAACACCGACACGCCAATTTTCTTCTTGTGTGTTAATTGAGGCAGATGATGATTTGGACTCAATTAGTGCTGCCGCTGGTGCAATTGTTAAATATGTTTCCCAGCGGGCTGGTATTGGGATTAATGGTGGAAAAATTCGCGCTATTGGCAGTCCTATTCGAGGCGGTGAAGCGACACACACAGGTTGCATTCCTTTTTACAAGCACTTTCATACGGCGGTTAAATCTTGTTCTCAAGGCGGGGTTCGCGGTGGTGCTGCCACCCTATTCTATCCTTTATGGCATTTGGAAATTGAAAGTTTATTGGTGCTTAAAAATAACGCAGGCACAGACGAAAATCGTATTCGCCATTTAGATTATGGCGTGCAATTTAATGGCTTGATGTATCAGCGCTTTCTTGAAGATGGCAATATTACTTTATTTTCACCGCATGATGCACCGGGTTTATACGATGCTTTTTTTGCTGATCAGGAAGAATTTAAACGCTTATACGAGCAATATGAGCAAGACGATTCAATTAGAAAGCAAACCATTAAAGCCAGAGAATTGTTTACCAAATTTATGCAAGAACGCGCTAACACAGGGCGTATTTATTTACAAAATGTTGACCATTGCAACACCCACAGTGCCTTTGATGCCAAGCAAGCACCCATTAAGCAATCCAATCTTTGTATGGAAATCACGCTACCAACCAAGCCGCTGTATTCAGTACAAGATGAAAATGGCGAAGTGGCACTCTGCACGCTATCAGCAATCAACCTTGGTGCATTAGATTCTTTAGATGAAATTGAGGTGCTAACTGATATTATTGTGCGCTCATTAGATTGTTTGCTTGATTATCAAGATTACCCCATAAAAGCAGCCGAACTTGCCAGTAAAAATCGTCGCACACTCGGTATTGGGGTGACCAATCTCGCTTATTATTTAGCCAAAAATGGGGCAAAATATTCTGACGGGTCGGGCAATCAACTTATTCATAAGACCTTTGAGGCTTTGCAATATTATGCGTTAAAAGCCTCGAATATATTGGCAAAAGAATTGGGCGCCTGCCCTTTGTTCTCTGAAACTCAATATGCAAAAGGCATTATGCCCATTGATTCTTACAAAAAAGACATTGATATTTTTTGTGATTGTGCATTAGAATTGGATTGGGATGCACTACGCCAAGACATTAAATCAACAGGACTCAGAAACTCAACCTTAACTGCCTTGATGCCGTGCGAAAGCTCTTCACAAATCTCCAATTCAACCAACGGCATTGAGCCACCTAGAGGGTTTGTATCAGTCAAACAATCCAAAGACGGCATCTTGAAGCAAATTGTGCCAGAATATGAAAAATTAAAAAATCAATATGAATTATTGTGGGACATTAAAGACAACGAAGGCTACCTGCAACTTTGTGGCATTATGCAAAAATTTGTCGATCAATCCATTTCCACCAACACCCATTACGACCCCTCACAATTTGAAGGTAATAGAGTGCCAATGAAACTGTTTTTAATGGATTTATTAAAGACTTATAAATATGGCATTAAAACACTTTACTATCACACAACACGCGATGGTGGTGGTGAGGATATGCTGGAAAAAGAGGATGACAATGCTTGTGCTGATGGCGTTTGCAAGTTATAA
- a CDS encoding HAD family hydrolase, producing MPKKNTTVAIVYDFDGTLAQGNIQENSFIPNLGLTTTDFWKEVKEITKENEMDEILAYMYLLIEKAKEKKVSCKKEKIKEHGQSVKYFEGVEQYFARINQHAKDKCIDLTHYIISSGTKEMIEGTSIATEFKCIFASSFKYDHEGVPEWPALAINYTTKTQYLFRINKGIYNAWDNSSINKYTPPQKRPILFENMIYIGDGATDIPAMKMLNYQGGTSIAVYSPETKEAKEKAQELLQNDRANYVAKADYSDGSEIDQVLKSILNQISTKASVEQYTK from the coding sequence ATGCCTAAAAAAAATACCACTGTTGCTATTGTTTATGATTTTGATGGTACGCTTGCCCAGGGAAACATTCAAGAAAATTCTTTTATTCCTAATTTAGGACTAACAACGACAGATTTTTGGAAGGAAGTAAAAGAGATAACCAAAGAGAATGAAATGGATGAGATTTTGGCGTACATGTATTTATTGATTGAAAAGGCCAAAGAGAAAAAAGTAAGTTGTAAAAAAGAAAAAATTAAAGAACACGGGCAAAGTGTTAAATATTTTGAAGGTGTTGAGCAATATTTTGCCAGAATTAATCAGCATGCCAAAGACAAGTGTATTGATCTAACGCATTATATTATTTCATCGGGCACCAAAGAAATGATTGAAGGCACCTCAATCGCTACAGAATTTAAATGCATTTTTGCCTCCTCATTCAAATACGACCACGAAGGCGTGCCAGAATGGCCGGCATTGGCTATTAATTACACCACCAAAACACAATATTTATTTCGTATTAACAAAGGCATTTACAACGCTTGGGATAATTCCAGCATTAATAAATACACACCACCGCAAAAGCGCCCTATTCTGTTTGAAAATATGATTTATATCGGAGACGGTGCCACCGACATTCCCGCCATGAAAATGCTCAATTACCAAGGCGGCACTTCAATTGCCGTATACTCACCCGAGACTAAAGAAGCCAAAGAAAAAGCACAAGAGTTATTGCAAAATGACAGAGCAAATTATGTCGCCAAAGCAGATTATTCTGATGGCTCAGAAATAGACCAAGTCCTTAAAAGTATTCTTAATCAAATTTCAACAAAAGCAAGCGTTGAGCAATACACAAAATAA
- a CDS encoding toxin-activating lysine-acyltransferase — translation MTPEKITEKTYMEILGNAFWLSRQSELHCEHYSICGFFGCISEGILLGQYKLIRNSRDMPLAFSVWAKVDDKTLDKLLHSDHKITANEWNNGDNIYFLEYICPFKHIFQFNREVRKSLPHKAKIYALRVKVAKDENNQAIPRKRIMKLVNNLY, via the coding sequence ATGACCCCCGAAAAAATAACCGAAAAAACCTACATGGAAATCTTGGGCAATGCATTTTGGCTGTCCAGACAATCTGAATTACATTGTGAACATTATAGTATTTGCGGTTTTTTTGGTTGTATTTCAGAGGGCATTCTACTCGGTCAATACAAATTAATTCGCAATAGTAGAGACATGCCTTTGGCATTTTCTGTATGGGCAAAAGTTGATGACAAAACACTGGATAAATTATTACACAGTGACCACAAAATCACTGCTAACGAATGGAACAATGGAGACAATATATACTTTTTGGAATACATTTGCCCATTCAAACACATTTTTCAATTTAACAGAGAGGTAAGAAAATCGCTACCTCATAAAGCCAAAATATATGCCTTAAGAGTTAAAGTTGCTAAAGATGAAAATAATCAAGCGATACCAAGGAAGCGAATAATGAAACTTGTTAACAATCTCTACTAA